ATGTTCCGACTATTCCCGGTTCTGATAAACCTATTTATAATGAAATTGAAGCTGCTGAATTTGCGGATAGTCTTTTTTCATTCCAAAAGGAACAAGGATTCAAAGCAACTGCGATTATGGTTAAGGCCTCTGCTGGTGGTGGAGGAATGGGAATTGAAGAAGTTACTGATCAGGATGAGTTTCGTTCTGCTTTCAGGAGGATACGTAATTATGCTAAAAGGCAGTTTAATGATGAAGGTGTGCTGATTGAACAGCGCATTTACGGATTTAATCATCTTGAAGTCCAGATCGTTTCTGAACGGTCCGGTAAAAAACATGTTCATTTCGGGACTCGTAACTGCTCTATCCAGAGCAGTGGTAATCAAAAGAGAATTGAAGTTGCTCCGGGATTTGCTCCTGACGGTATTGACTACATTTTCAATGCTGCAAGTGTGCTTGAGCACATTACAGACCATTCACTTTCAATGGCAAAAGAAGTTGGATATGACAATGTAGGAACTTGGGAGTGGATTGTAACCCCTAAAGGTGATCCATTTCTCATGGAAGTTAATACCAGAATTCAGGTAGAAAACGGTGTATCTGCAGCCATTTCAAGTATCCATGGAAATGAGGTTGATATTGTTCGCGAACAGTTGCGGCTGGGACTCGGTGAAGAGTTAGGATACTCTCAAAGTGATGTAGCTTTGAAAGGGCTTGCGCTTGAATATCGCATTCTGGCTGAAAATCCTGATGATAATTTTTCTCCGTGGGTAGGGACTATTTCTAAATTCGGCTGGAAAGAACAGGATTGGCTTAAAGTCTATACTCAGGTTCCAACTGATTGTGATTATGAAATTCCGACGGAATTTGACCCAAACTTAGCACTTGCTATTGTCCGAGGAGATTCATTGCAACAACTCCGTGAAAGAGGTCTCTTTTTTCTCGAAGGATTGCAATTGCAGGGTGCCGATCGTTTCGGCAATGAGCTGCAATCGAATATTACTTATTTAAAAGATAAGACTTCAATAATTTTAGAGTTCTAAATAATTTTATAAATGTTTAACTGAATCAGGGCGTAAATGAAAACTGATAAGCGCATTGATGCGCTGAATAAACGACTGGATTACATTAAAGATATTTTCAAAAATCAGGAAAATGTAAATGTCACTATGCTGAATTCTGAGCTTAGTGAGTGTAAAGAGTCGCGCTTAAAAAAAAATCATCAGGATTCAGAACGTCAGCTTGTAAGGATCGAAGATCTTTTCAGTTTTCTTGAAGCCAAGCTTGAGAAAGAACTGACTCCAATGGATAGAGTCCGTATTGTAAGACATCCTCAGCGGATTTGTTTGATAGATATTTTAGAGAATGTTTACGATAACTATACTGAGCTTGGCGGGCTTGGTGAATTCAGTATTGACCCGTCAATGGTTATT
This sequence is a window from Desulfovibrio sp. UCD-KL4C. Protein-coding genes within it:
- a CDS encoding biotin carboxylase N-terminal domain-containing protein; the protein is MYSGEHRVLIANRGEIAIRIAKACIELNHRFICVYTEADRDSGHVRFARENGGDKSLYRISSYRDDNEIFSVADNSEATAIHPGYGFFAEDFRFARRVAKRENPLIFIGPSWWVIRELGDKINTKHLARRLNVPTIPGSDKPIYNEIEAAEFADSLFSFQKEQGFKATAIMVKASAGGGGMGIEEVTDQDEFRSAFRRIRNYAKRQFNDEGVLIEQRIYGFNHLEVQIVSERSGKKHVHFGTRNCSIQSSGNQKRIEVAPGFAPDGIDYIFNAASVLEHITDHSLSMAKEVGYDNVGTWEWIVTPKGDPFLMEVNTRIQVENGVSAAISSIHGNEVDIVREQLRLGLGEELGYSQSDVALKGLALEYRILAENPDDNFSPWVGTISKFGWKEQDWLKVYTQVPTDCDYEIPTEFDPNLALAIVRGDSLQQLRERGLFFLEGLQLQGADRFGNELQSNITYLKDKTSIILEF